The following is a genomic window from Borreliella mayonii.
TTTTTATATTAATAAATCAATTAAGTATTATTTAGGACAATCTATGCTAAATACCCCACATTTTATAACTTTAGAAGTTATCTCTTCCTTTTTAGAATTTTCAAGTTATCCTTTAATTTCTTTTAAATAACTTTTTAATCTTTCTAAATTATCCCCAATATCACTAACTTCTACAGTATTTATTTTCTTTATCATCTTTTATTTTGTTTCTTAAAGTGCTTCTAGTATTTTTTAAGAAATAAATCTATTTATTAAAAATTTCACTAGGTTATTTATTATTCATCAAATCAATAGGAGACTTTAATTTTTCTTTTGATAAATCTGGATACTTGGCAAATATTAGCTTAACAACATCATTAAATAGCTTTAGATCTAATACAATTTCATGGGTTTTGTCCTTACTAGTTTGCCTATCTTCTATAGTAAGATAGGCAAGCATATAACTACATTTACTCTTTTTATAAAAAAGAGTAAAAAAATCTGTTAAAGCATCATTAAAAACCCCAAAATTATATGAATTAATATATCCAGCCTCTCTTGAAACTTCTTTCAAAGTAATTTTAGCAAAACCATCAGTTCTATATTTCTCAAAATCAAAATTCACTCCTTCAAAAATTAACTTTAGATTTTTAACTTCATATCTTTTTTCAAACTCTTCGGTTGACTCAAATGCTATTATTTTAGCTATTGGAACCTTTATGCCCATTATTTTATAGTTATCGTCATTAATATGATAAGTGTCTCCACTAAATAATGACCAAGAAAAAGTTTTAAGTCGAATGGGCGAAAAAATATACGAATATTTAAGCCCTTTAAGATCTTCAATTAAATTATTATATCTGTCTTTTATAGCCCTTAAATTATTGGGTTTTATCCATGTAACACTTCCTGCGAATAGTCCACTCCAAACTTCTCCTTCTTTTATTTCGCTTGACCCAAATTCTTCATTAATACAGGAAATATTTTTAATATCTTCTTTAATATCTTCTTTAATATCTTCTTTAATATCTTCTTTATTATCTTCTTTATTA
Proteins encoded in this region:
- a CDS encoding S2/P23 family protein produces the protein MKKSISILNIFFFISFFYSCVVGSNYLKNIKTEGLDFELSEENNEKDNKEDNKEDIKEDIKEDIKEDIKNISCINEEFGSSEIKEGEVWSGLFAGSVTWIKPNNLRAIKDRYNNLIEDLKGLKYSYIFSPIRLKTFSWSLFSGDTYHINDDNYKIMGIKVPIAKIIAFESTEEFEKRYEVKNLKLIFEGVNFDFEKYRTDGFAKITLKEVSREAGYINSYNFGVFNDALTDFFTLFYKKSKCSYMLAYLTIEDRQTSKDKTHEIVLDLKLFNDVVKLIFAKYPDLSKEKLKSPIDLMNNK